In one Cervus canadensis isolate Bull #8, Minnesota chromosome 22, ASM1932006v1, whole genome shotgun sequence genomic region, the following are encoded:
- the SMIM4 gene encoding small integral membrane protein 4 isoform X1 produces MSGMFTRAQVRRVLQRVPGKQRFGVYRFLPFFFVLGGTMEWIMIKVRVGQETFYDVYRRKASERQYQRRLQDASETELQQSVNGHVWM; encoded by the exons ATGTCCGGCATGTTTACCAGGGCCCAGGTGAGGCGGGTTCTGCAGCGGGTGCCCGGGAAGCAGAGATTCGGCGTCTACAGGTTTCTGCCCTTCTTTTTTGTCCTCGGAGGAACGATGGAATGGATCATGATTAAAGTGCGCGTGGGCCAGGAGACCTTTT ATGACGTCTACCGCAGAAAAGCCTCAGAAAGACAGTATCAGAGAAGGCTGCAAGATGCATCAGAGACTGAACTTCAGCAGTCAGTAAA tggtcatgtatggatgtga
- the SMIM4 gene encoding small integral membrane protein 4 isoform X2, with protein sequence MSGMFTRAQVRRVLQRVPGKQRFGVYRFLPFFFVLGGTMEWIMIKVRVGQETFYDVYRRKASERQYQRRLQDASETELQQSVKGPS encoded by the exons ATGTCCGGCATGTTTACCAGGGCCCAGGTGAGGCGGGTTCTGCAGCGGGTGCCCGGGAAGCAGAGATTCGGCGTCTACAGGTTTCTGCCCTTCTTTTTTGTCCTCGGAGGAACGATGGAATGGATCATGATTAAAGTGCGCGTGGGCCAGGAGACCTTTT ATGACGTCTACCGCAGAAAAGCCTCAGAAAGACAGTATCAGAGAAGGCTGCAAGATGCATCAGAGACTGAACTTCAGCAGTCAGTAAA gggaccttcctga
- the SMIM4 gene encoding small integral membrane protein 4 isoform X3, translating into MSGMFTRAQVRRVLQRVPGKQRFGVYRFLPFFFVLGGTMEWIMIKVRVGQETFYDVYRRKASERQYQRRLQDASETELQQSVKL; encoded by the exons ATGTCCGGCATGTTTACCAGGGCCCAGGTGAGGCGGGTTCTGCAGCGGGTGCCCGGGAAGCAGAGATTCGGCGTCTACAGGTTTCTGCCCTTCTTTTTTGTCCTCGGAGGAACGATGGAATGGATCATGATTAAAGTGCGCGTGGGCCAGGAGACCTTTT ATGACGTCTACCGCAGAAAAGCCTCAGAAAGACAGTATCAGAGAAGGCTGCAAGATGCATCAGAGACTGAACTTCAGCAGTCAGTAAA GCTCTAA